In the Paroedura picta isolate Pp20150507F chromosome 15, Ppicta_v3.0, whole genome shotgun sequence genome, one interval contains:
- the GEMIN4 gene encoding gem-associated protein 4 yields the protein MAAAGDASGGAEDGQGWRRRSAQLGHAGRPAPAGTMDLGPVTICGEATILHGGFLLASRLCHPKPLSELTKSDWCKVRKPVIDALQEICTSYSIYPPQPSAWKKKAAVILWSKILLLGASSPSVNQRWKDDVFFSVSNMIPEVNHTVLFEVFKAVNAPRLFVQLLMALPEHVCQQELETFVKYVANETTPEDVSFFLDVWWEILKHRDEQKDRLTLLFGVFSRQHLPDPDEPPHVPKRFKSDAPEFPTIASLLLSLMEGLQLIKGSVGPAKTKCYALANLADVLSVLVPAERETTSLPARVYLDKISLVVTLWVRDCENRYNKRELDEKVKEAERSVSLLSVSKLWSGQLVSQLGFLCSLLEEWSAELQGLLNNPQEICYESYRLLDSLDSLRKKLTSGAKLEDLEKETGPGMLEVGERIANFLKKVNSQGRGRHSDSSLVASVAMVIIDEKMERHAEMCSIFASEKSWASSKDWLACLGKNKELFQKPELVLKLLETAASLGTAADSAQSHELQTKGLKVILDCFLELSLLDKNTVISGVLSRWGRQGLSGILKPIGEGFPEELNIAFNQIILSASGEGFMKVVNTVARLAVLYPEATVKKICNLAVANLGTHHFLAEILCSFPALSIPEPHGQDEGISLVLACLKETVTDKLSSAKEKEHFLEFLECLLQPSGAIPLLVPAEVTQNLVIPFLRSDFPHLELCLQILDMALKVPSDQHWIHTCHPFPLIFCLCKLLHEFTRYWHEPPERHSYSLETKDVVAGILAQLCDVLLVQKDAVSLELWTQSVAWLHKKVKALDWTIGLRLKNVYGEHFKNEVPATLFEVCKLPEDEWTSRSLPTYGVGSGLLAWLECSCVSTALREQMLVLLKVNMDNPEEVNLFSKGFLLALVQVFPWCSQSEWRRLIHVIRSLLEREVLYVPYSLEYVQHLPLLNFQPFACHLQFSVLLLRGFQFLCSSSGATWLPVEAWKHVARLYCLSLSELLGSVKSVARCQRHPAEEKNVTRELSFVYIQMFCHALHVAAMLPEGTGEPLLLLSLEILSQYQMLCDSDESLGRALRKANEKHFLESITENVTNKELRTMLQQKLSKL from the exons ATGGCGGCGGCGGGCGACGCGTCGGGGGGCGCGGAGGACGGGCAGggctggcggcggcggagcgCCCAGCTGGGCCACGCGGGCCGCCCGGCGCCTGCAGGAACCATGGACCTAG GGCCGGTGACCATCTGCGGAGAAGCGACCATCCTCCACGGCGGGTTCCTGCTGGCGTCCCGGCTGTGCCACCCCAAGCCGCTGTCGGAGCTGACCAAGTCCGATTGGTGCAAAGTTCGGAAGCCCGTCATCGACGCCCTGCAGGAGATCTGCACCTCTTACTCCATCTATCCCCCCCAGCCCAGCGCTTGGAAGAAGAAAGCGGCCGTCATCCTCTGGTCCAAAATCCTCCTCTTGGGGGCCTCGTCTCCCTCCGTGAACCAGAGATGGAAAGACGACGTCTTCTTCTCGGTGAGCAACATGATCCCGGAGGTCAACCACACCGTCCTCTTTGAGGTCTTCAAAGCAGTCAACGCCCCTCGGCTCTTCGTGCAACTCCTCATGGCCCTGCCGGAACACGTCTGCCAGCAGGAATTGGAGACTTTCGTCAAATACGTGGCCAACGAGACCACCCCGGAGGACGTGTCGTTCTTCCTGGACGTCTGGTGGGAAATCCTGAAGCACAGGGACGAGCAGAAGGACAGGCTGACCTTGCTCTTTGGTGTGTTCTCTCGCCAGCACCTCCCGGACCCAGACGAACCCCCCCACGTTCCCAAAAGGTTCAAGAGCGACGCGCCCGAATTCCCCACCATTGCCAGCCTCCTCCTGTCCTTGATGGAGGGACTCCAGCTGATCAAGGGGAGCGTTGGCCCTGCCAAGACCAAGTGCTATGCCCTCGCCAACCTGGCGGACGTGCTTTCTGTTTTGGTCCCGGCTGAGAGAGAGACCACTTCCTTGCCCGCCCGGGTTTACTTGGACAAGATTTCGTTGGTGGTCACCCTTTGGGTCAGAGACTGCGAGAACCGGTACAACAAGAGGGAGCTGGACGAGAAGGTGAAGGAGGCCGAGAGGTCGGTCAGCTTGCTTAGCGTGTCCAAGCTGTGGAGCGGACAGTTAGTCAGCCAGCTGggcttcctctgctccttgctgGAGGAGTGGTCGGCGGAGCTGCAGGGACTCCTCAACAACCCCCAGGAGATCTGCTACGAGAGCTACAGGCTCCTCGACAGCCTGGACTCCTTGAGGAAGAAGCTGACCAGCGGCGCCAAGCTGGAGGATCTAGAGAAGGAAACGGGGCCGGGGATGCTGGAGGTGGGGGAACGGATTGCGAACTTCTTAAAGAAAGTCAACtcccaggggagagggaggcattcgGACAGCAGCCTCGTGGCCTCGGTAGCCATGGTGATTATCGACGAGAAGATGGAGCGGCACGCGGAGATGTGCTCCATCTTTGCTTCGGAGAAAAGCTGGGCGTCCTCAAAGGACTGGTTGGCTTGCCTCGGGAAGAACAAGGAGCTGTTCCAGAAGCCGGAGCTGGTCTTGAAGTTGCTGGAGACCGCGGCCTCATTGGGCACAGCCGCCGACTCCGCCCAAAGCCACGAGCTGCAGACAAAAGGGCTCAAAGTCATCCTGGACTGTTTCCTGGAGCTGTCATTGCTGGACAAGAACACGGTGATCTCCGGCGTCTTGTCAAGGTGGGGCCGGCAAGGCCTGTCCGGAATCTTGAAGCCCATCGGGGAAGGCTTCCCGGAGGAGCTCAACATCGCGTTCAACCAGATCATTCTGAGCGCCTCCGGAGAAGGCTTCATGAAAGTGGTGAATACGGTGGCCCGCTTGGCCGTGCTCTACCCAGAAGCGACAGTCAAGAAGATCTGCAACTTGGCCGTGGCCAACCTAGGGACGCACCACTTCCTGGCCGAGATCTTGTGTTCTTTCCCGGCTCTCAGCATCCCGGAACCTCACGGTCAGGACGAGGGCATCAGCCTCGTCCTGGCATGCTTGAAAGAGACCGTCACAGACAAGTTGTCCTCGGCCAAGGAGAAGGAGCACTTCTTGGAGTTTCTGGAGTGCCTCCTGCAGCCGAGCGGAGCCATCCCCCTCTTGGTCCCGGCAGAGGTGACCCAGAATCTTGTCATCCCGTTTCTGAGATCGGACTTCCCTCACCTCGAGCTCTGTCTGCAGATCCTTGACATGGCTCTGAAGGTGCCTTCAGACCAGCACTGGATTCATACCTGCCACCCGTTCCCGCTCATCTTCTGCCTCTGCAAGCTCCTCCACGAATTCACACGTTATTGGCACGAACCTCCCGAGCGGCACAGCTATTCGCTGGAGACCAAAGATGTGGTGGCCGGCATCCTGGCTCAACTCTGCGACGTCCTCTTGGTTCAGAAGGACGCCGTGTCTTTGGAACTGTGGACCCAGTCGGTCGCGTGGCTGCACAAGAAGGTCAAGGCCTTGGACTGGACCATCGGCCTCCGCCTGAAGAACGTTTACGGGGAGCACTTCAAAAACGAAGTCCCGGCCACACTGTTTGAGGTCTGCAAGCTCCCGGAGGACGAGTGGACGTCCCGTTCCCTCCCCACCtatggggtggggagtgggctTCTGGCGTGGCTGGAGTGCAGCTGTGTCTCCACCGCCTTGAGGGAGCAGATGCTCGTCCTCCTCAAGGTCAACATGGACAACCCCGAAGAAGTCAACCTGTTCAGCAAGGGCTTTCTGCTGGCCCTGGTCCAGGTTTTCCCGTGGTGCAGCCAGAGCGAATGGAGGAGGCTCATCCACGTGATCAGGAGCCTCCTGGAAAGGGAGGTCCTCTATGTCCCGTACTCCTTGGAGTACGTTCAGCATCTGCCTCTGCTGAACTTCCAGCCTTTTGCTTGTCACCTCCAGTTCTCCGTGCTCCTCTTGCGGGGCTTCCAGTTCCTGTGCAGCTCGAGCGGCGCCACGTGGCTCCCCGTGGAGGCGTGGAAGCACGTGGCCAGGCTCTACTGCCTCAGCCTCTCCGAACTGCTGGGCTCTGTCAAGAGCGTGGCCCGTTGCCAGCGGCACCCCGCGGAGGAGAAGAACGTGACGCGGGAGTTGTCCTTCGTGTACATCCAAATGTTCTGCCACGCGCTCCACGTGGCGGCCATGTTGCCCGAGGGGACCGGGGAGCCCCTCCTGCTCCTCTCCTTGGAGATCCTCTCTCAGTACCAGATGCTCTGCGACTCGGACGAGTCCCTCGGCCGCGCCCTGCGGAAGGCCAACGAGAAGCACTTCCTGGAGTCCATCACAGAGAACGTCACCAACAAGGAGCTACGCACCATGCTCCAGCAGAAGCTGAGCAAACTGTGA